A genomic window from Silene latifolia isolate original U9 population chromosome Y, ASM4854445v1, whole genome shotgun sequence includes:
- the LOC141632951 gene encoding uncharacterized protein LOC141632951 yields the protein MPTTSSRQQLDEGTKKTDKPKSPPVLPATTTSSLKEQVDEAGGSSTKSKTHSFPDLKVRSLNSTKYKGKDYMQKVRTVTMMRLHEEAGLRIATEQVIVIPLEEDILGAERQALISWDLLAVWAGLDQIDVSHIFVWMK from the exons atgccaacgacctcgtcgagacaacaacttgatgag gggacaaaaaagactgataagcctaagtccccaccagtcttacctgctactactacctcatcattgaaagagcaggttgacgag gctggtggtagtagcacaaaatcaaagactcattctttcccggacctgaaagttaggagtttaaactccacaaaatataaagggaaggattacatgcaaaaagtaagaacggtgacgatgatgagactgcatgaggaggctggccttcgcatagccaccgagcaagtgatagttattccgctcgaggaggatattctaggggctgagcgccaagcgcttatatcatgggatctgctagccgtatgggctggcctagaccagattgatgtatcacacatatttgtttggatgaagtaa